The Triticum aestivum cultivar Chinese Spring chromosome 7B, IWGSC CS RefSeq v2.1, whole genome shotgun sequence genome window below encodes:
- the LOC123159256 gene encoding probable beta-1,3-galactosyltransferase 2 isoform X1 → MSWRRGGGGGDGAVARRWVLLLCAGSFSLGLLFTSGMWTLPEATEVAKPNERRGKEAELAAIDCDSTKVGQKQDFRDTLQALDTHNAVQTLDKTIANLETELSAARTLQESFLNGSPVSQEYKASESTGRRKYLMVIGINTAFSSRKRRDSIRNTWMPQGEKRKKLEEEKGIIIRFVIGHSAISGGIVDRAIAAEDRKHGDFMRLVGLNLSALLRDHVEGYLELSGKTKTYFATAVALWDANFYVKVDDDVHVNIATLGQILSKHISRPRVYTGCMKSGPVLSDKEVRYYEPEHWKFGDKYFRHATGQLYAISKDLATYISVNKHVLHKYVNEDVSLGAWFIGLDVEHIDDRRLCCGTPPDCEWKAQAGNTCAASFDWRCSGICNTVENIQGVHNKCGESEKALWTASF, encoded by the exons ATGAGctggaggagagggggagggggaggggacggggcCGTGGCCAGGCGGTGGGTGCTCCTGCTCTGTGCCGGGAGCTTCTCCCTCGGCCTGCTCTTCACCTCCGG GATGTGGACATTGCCAGAGGCAACCGAGGTTGCCAAGCCAAACGAAAGAAGAGGGAAAGAAGCCGAGCTCGCCGCCATAGACTGTGATTCTACTAAG GTCGGGCAGAAGCAGGATTTCAGAGATACGCTGCAGGCCTTGGACACTCACAACGCTGTACA GACACTGGACAAGACGATAGCGAATTTGGAGACAGAGCTTTCGGCTGCGAGGACGCTGCAGGAGTCATTCCTCAATGGCTCCCCGGTTTCGCAGGAGTACAAGGCCTCCGAGTCGACCGGAAGGCGGAAATACCTCATGGTCATCGGCATCAACACGGCTTTCAGTAGCCGTAAGAGGAGGGATTCCATCCGCAACACCTGGATGCCACAAG GAGAGAAGAGGAAAAAACTTGAAGAAGAGAAGGGCATCATAATTCGTTTTGTCATTGGTCACAG TGCTATTTCAGGTGGAATTGTCGATAGAGCAATCGCGGCAGAGGATAGGAAACACGGAGACTTCATGAGGCTTGTAGGCTTGAATTTATCTGCTTTACTAAGA GATCATGTGGAAGGATACCTTGAATTATCTGGAAAAACCAAGACATACTTTGCGACGGCTGTTGCTTTATGGGACGCTAACTTCTATGTCAAAGTTGATGATGATGTGCATGTAAATATAG CCACCCTTGGGCAGATTTTGTCCAAGCATATTTCGAGGCCCAGGGTATATACTGGATGCATGAAGTCTGGTCCTGTCCTATCCGACAA GGAAGTCAGATATTATGAACCCGAGCACTGGAAATTCGGGGATAAATATTTCCGACATGCCACCGGTCAGCTATATGCTATTTCAAAAGATTTGGCAACCTACATCTCCGTAAATAA ACATGTGTTGCACAAGTATGTCAACGAGGATGTCTCTTTGGGGGCTTGGTTCATAGGGTTAGATGTTGAGCATATTGATGACCGTCGTCTTTGCTGCGGTACTCCACCCG ATTGCGAGTGGAAAGCCCAGGCGGGGAACACCTGCGCAGCGTCATTCGACTGGAGATGCAGCGGCATATGCAACACCGTGGAGAACATCCAGGGGGTGCACAACAAATGCGGGGAGAGCGAAAAGGCGCTCTGGACCGCTTCTTTCTAA
- the LOC123159256 gene encoding probable beta-1,3-galactosyltransferase 2 isoform X2, with the protein MSWRRGGGGGDGAVARRWVLLLCAGSFSLGLLFTSGMWTLPEATEVAKPNERRGKEAELAAIDCDSTKVGQKQDFRDTLQALDTHNAVQTLDKTIANLETELSAARTLQESFLNGSPVSQEYKASESTGRRKYLMVIGINTAFSSRKRRDSIRNTWMPQGEKRKKLEEEKGIIIRFVIGHSAISGGIVDRAIAAEDRKHGDFMRLDHVEGYLELSGKTKTYFATAVALWDANFYVKVDDDVHVNIATLGQILSKHISRPRVYTGCMKSGPVLSDKEVRYYEPEHWKFGDKYFRHATGQLYAISKDLATYISVNKHVLHKYVNEDVSLGAWFIGLDVEHIDDRRLCCGTPPDCEWKAQAGNTCAASFDWRCSGICNTVENIQGVHNKCGESEKALWTASF; encoded by the exons ATGAGctggaggagagggggagggggaggggacggggcCGTGGCCAGGCGGTGGGTGCTCCTGCTCTGTGCCGGGAGCTTCTCCCTCGGCCTGCTCTTCACCTCCGG GATGTGGACATTGCCAGAGGCAACCGAGGTTGCCAAGCCAAACGAAAGAAGAGGGAAAGAAGCCGAGCTCGCCGCCATAGACTGTGATTCTACTAAG GTCGGGCAGAAGCAGGATTTCAGAGATACGCTGCAGGCCTTGGACACTCACAACGCTGTACA GACACTGGACAAGACGATAGCGAATTTGGAGACAGAGCTTTCGGCTGCGAGGACGCTGCAGGAGTCATTCCTCAATGGCTCCCCGGTTTCGCAGGAGTACAAGGCCTCCGAGTCGACCGGAAGGCGGAAATACCTCATGGTCATCGGCATCAACACGGCTTTCAGTAGCCGTAAGAGGAGGGATTCCATCCGCAACACCTGGATGCCACAAG GAGAGAAGAGGAAAAAACTTGAAGAAGAGAAGGGCATCATAATTCGTTTTGTCATTGGTCACAG TGCTATTTCAGGTGGAATTGTCGATAGAGCAATCGCGGCAGAGGATAGGAAACACGGAGACTTCATGAGGCTT GATCATGTGGAAGGATACCTTGAATTATCTGGAAAAACCAAGACATACTTTGCGACGGCTGTTGCTTTATGGGACGCTAACTTCTATGTCAAAGTTGATGATGATGTGCATGTAAATATAG CCACCCTTGGGCAGATTTTGTCCAAGCATATTTCGAGGCCCAGGGTATATACTGGATGCATGAAGTCTGGTCCTGTCCTATCCGACAA GGAAGTCAGATATTATGAACCCGAGCACTGGAAATTCGGGGATAAATATTTCCGACATGCCACCGGTCAGCTATATGCTATTTCAAAAGATTTGGCAACCTACATCTCCGTAAATAA ACATGTGTTGCACAAGTATGTCAACGAGGATGTCTCTTTGGGGGCTTGGTTCATAGGGTTAGATGTTGAGCATATTGATGACCGTCGTCTTTGCTGCGGTACTCCACCCG ATTGCGAGTGGAAAGCCCAGGCGGGGAACACCTGCGCAGCGTCATTCGACTGGAGATGCAGCGGCATATGCAACACCGTGGAGAACATCCAGGGGGTGCACAACAAATGCGGGGAGAGCGAAAAGGCGCTCTGGACCGCTTCTTTCTAA